From the Ipomoea triloba cultivar NCNSP0323 chromosome 8, ASM357664v1 genome, the window GCAGCCCCACCAACCAATGCCCTGCCCATCTTGCACACAAACCAGGGTCCAACAACCCCTCTAACCACCGAATAGAAAGCATAGAAAATTGGTGACAAGAAAGCATGTAGCTTTGCAGCCTCGGGCAAGTCCACTTTCCTGTACCTAGCGAGGCTCCATGTGTTCTGGCAAGGGCTAGTAATCTCTGCAAGAACAAGGAGCCCAAGGAGAGCAGTTGCCCCGTGGCGAACCGCGAAACGGCACGTCAAGAACACGTAGAGAGTGGCCATGTGGTGGGCTATGAAGAGGGCATCATGAGGGTAGAAAAAGATGTAGTGCAGGGAGTCCATCAAGAAGTATGCAATGCTGAAATCAAGAACCATTTCTTGGGATGGAGTGTTTGGAGAAGAGAAGCCCATTTGGTGTTGGAAAAAGGGGAGATTTGAACTGATGGCTAAGATAACTGCAGGGGTGCCATGAGCCAGGGACATGAGGCAACTAGAAGCATCAGACCTTTTCTCATTCCAATTCCTGAAAAATATGAAGTACCCCAATAAATAAACACAAAAGAACATCACAGTGAAACCAACAAGGCTTGGTTCCAACACTAAATCCATGCCTTTCTTGCTTGCTTTAAATTTATGGAAACCAAAAAGACGATCGAGCACGGTCTTGAATTTGATGATGAAGGGAAATTGGGATCTTAGTGTTTCATAGAGAATGGGAGAGGGGGAAATATATTCATATACTATACGATTCCCTTTCCCGTGTTAGAGAATGATTTTAATGTGCTGGCAGAATATTCCAATCATACGCCAATTCTAATACTTATCTCATCTTACAAGATTTCCGGTTGCGCTGTTGCGCTAGAACTAGAATCCCCAATATAATCATTTTCCTTAATTAGGCTCTGTTTGACtcccaaaattttttaatttttcatttaatatcaaccaaaaatgaaatcaacaaaaaatacTCACTCCCATCCAAAGAAATATGAATCAATTTGCCTAGAAATGTCTTCCTAATTTTTACTAGAAATATATTTTCTAGATTCTTATCACACGCTCATAACTCTCTCTTGATTCTCTCCATTTGAGTGATGTCAAATGGTCAAATTACCATGTCAAATGtgtgattattatttaaattgggTCAGTTTTGTTCGGTTCAAGTATGAATATTGTCAAATTAGCCTAACAATAAAAATCTTAATCTGACCTAGTTAGCTATAGtccataaaaaaattttaaaagtttgtttcattcattatttttagcttagaattattatatttattaatgacCGATTAAAATATTGATGGGGCTTGAGCTATATGAAATCATATAtctaaatctaatctaaaaacataatatatatacatacatacactagttttacacgcgcattgtgctggttaatgcccaatgtttatatttaaataaatatttgaaagtatatcaatgcaagattatataggagaagtttatacataggtaattgaatatcgaatttgtttatttaaatatgtaactcaaagtatatgaatccaatataatataagaaattCATTATCATTGTCACCAAAATAAATgcttgcaactttgtaaaatcgataatttaaatacttgttctaaaaacgatagtctaaataaatactacttttggtttggatttttct encodes:
- the LOC116027183 gene encoding TLC domain-containing protein At5g14285-like; translation: MDLVLEPSLVGFTVMFFCVYLLGYFIFFRNWNEKRSDASSCLMSLAHGTPAVILAISSNLPFFQHQMGFSSPNTPSQEMVLDFSIAYFLMDSLHYIFFYPHDALFIAHHMATLYVFLTCRFAVRHGATALLGLLVLAEITSPCQNTWSLARYRKVDLPEAAKLHAFLSPIFYAFYSVVRGVVGPWFVCKMGRALVGGAAQAVIPKGVWISWMVVIVSAIMVSILWVFNLWIDLYKETKRKEFKKNR